ccttcgttgtgctacggcaatgtttCCGCGACGTGATCTTGGGCATGGGTTTCCTTAATGAGCATTAGGTGATCATCGAACTGCGATTCAAGTTGATCACGTTTTGGACGGACGAGGCCATCTTATCGACGAGAACTCTGGAACATCACGTTGCCCcgagtgtcctggaggaacaaGTGAACGTCCCACGCCGATCAAGCGTCATGGTCACCGTAGGTGCCACGAAAGTCAGTAACACTGAAACTATCATCGAGGGGAAGATGCAATTGTTTCTAGACCGAGGTAAatatggtcgcgtcttgcatcgcgaaCAAAGCTATAAGGTGGCATGCCGGCATCTTTGAAGGATGAACAAACAAGCACTACAAAGATTTGCGGCAGTACGCTTTTCCTGCTTTGCCGACAATATTCTTTCACCTGTGTAAAAACTTACGCAGGGCATTACCGCTGTCGTCACTTCGATATGTTCACTAGCTCTGGCTGCACAGCtgcttttatggtttatggtttacgggggttaaacgtcccaaagcgactgaggctatgagagacgccgtagtgaagggctccagaaatatcgaccacctggggttctttaacatgcacagacatcgcacagtacacgggcctctagaatttctagattctagaatttcgcctccattgaaaattcgaccgccgcagccgggatcgaacccgcgtcttccgggccagcagccgagcgctataaccactcagccagcgcggcggccgcGCAGTTGTTTTTTAGTTCCACTAACAATTTTTCCTCGACGTTTCGTTACAGATGAATCAGGTATCCTGCCTATTCCAACTTTTGCACCTGGATGCGGAGGCTAGAGCAGACTTCATGTTCGCAGGACCTCTCGAATAGACATAACTGATTTCGTGAGCGTGGTTCACAGGGCCACCaaatgaaccaccaactagcccaacttcatggaccaactagcccactGAAATGCCCTCTTTGGATATATTTCTACATCGGGACAGTCTTTTCCGTTCTCACTTCGTAGGCTTTCATTGTTCTTACCTTCACTGTAGTCGTCACCGTCGAGCCCGTCTGTATACCTTCACGGACTTCCAAATAGTTAAGGAATTATTTAtaatttacttatttacccaCAACGCAAACAGAAATTACAGTACGGAATGGATGACATAAGCAGTTTATGTAACAGAACTAATCAGCATTGCATAAAGAAGCAATGGTcaacaaaacaaaagaacaacATTAAAAACTAACTAAAAAAACTCACAGAGCACTTTAAAATTGACAAGTGGTCATTATAACAGGAAAGAAAACATCATTAGACATTATATAAGCAGTGTTTGAAGGCAATCCTTGCCAATGTCGGATTATTTTTGGGAAAAATGACAATCGAAGTACGCCAGTCTTGCGCGCGATCTCGCATACCTTAAAAGTGTGGTCTACGCGGTCAGATATATATAGTTATGTGCACACAAATCTATCGCTTTTTCAATACCGACGCCCCAATGATAAATCGCGTGAAAAACTTCAACCGCAACTTACTTAATTCGACGGTTTTCCAAATGCTCCCAATGCAGTCTTCCTTTTACACTCTCCGCATGAACATCTGTTGCTGCAAGTTGCCGACAAGAACCGAACAGCTCAATTCTGGTCCTTTCCAGTTTTTCTGTCTCGTAGCGCTGGAGGGTCCCAGACTGTACATGCATATTCAAGAATCGAACTAAAATTGGTCTTGTACAGGAATTCGCCAGTAGGTAAAGTAAAAGCTCTGGCACTTCGATGCAAAAAGACCAAAGCTTACTGCATCTTAGTCATCTTCGAAATAGGCAGCTAAGAGCCCTGTAAGGGTGCAATCTCGGAATGGCAACAGTACGGAACAGGCCGATGTATGTGAGGATTGTCGCGGATACAACACACCCTATGGCATGTCACCGTGAATCCCCACCCGTCAGTTTCATCAGCCGCTACTTTCGAGAACTGAGGACGGCTTCTGAGGTCACCGtttttgttgttgtggttgttggaGCTCATGACTGCACTGCCGGCGCATCGACGGCCATGTTTGCCTGCCAGTGAAGACTCTACCTGACTGGGTCAACATTATTGCCGGACCACGCAAATGACGCTCTAAAACTGCGCTCCAAGTTTTGCGTGAATCCCAATCTTAATTGACAAGACTTAAATACATGCATAGTACTTGTGCACGTATAAACTCTTCGATGGGGCTCAGTATGAAAGGCAGCCAGGCTGTATGGTGCTCAAGAAGTTTTATTGAATCGATGATTTTAAATGTGGTTTACTTGAAGCAGCCTCGTACAGAACGCGCCCATTGTCAAACCACAATGTTGAGGATATTTGCTCATATAATTAACCCTATCTCTCAGCATTCCACGACTGACGAAGTAGAATTTAGAGCAGTTTTTTATGTGACACAAAATTACGCGGCAGTGCCCACTTGCATTTTCGTTTCATATAACTGTGGCATCTATGAGGCGATCGCGGTCTCTATACGCCCTTTTTACTCTAAAAATTTCCGCCTTGGCACTGAATTACCACACATGAACTGGAGAACTACACAAAACTGTATGTTCGTAAAATGTAGTTCAGTTAGTTACATGAAAACGCAGTAAAAAGCGGAATAAAAAGCAAGAACTCGAAACCTTAGCGGTCTTAGAAGTAGGCACCTCATAGCCCTACAAGGACTCAATTTCAGAATGGTAACAGCTGAAGCATGACAATGTATGTCAAGAATGTACAGGAAGTCACAGTAAAACGCGCAATAAAACTCAAGAATTCGAAATATTGGTTGTCTTCGTAATagtgaggtcatagctgtagaaGGATGCAGTTTATGAATGGTAGCAGTGCGGAGCAAGCCTATGTTTGCGAAGAATGTCGCGAATACGGCATGGGCCTATTCAGGCTCCGCGGCTCTACCAGAAAGAGCATCTGTCCGGGGGATTCATGAGGTCGCCCGGCTTGCAGGAAAATGCCTTGGAGAACTCGGGCATGTTTTGCAGAGGTACGATGCAGCGAGACCGACTGTGCCAGTACTTGGAGCCCGGAGTGCGCCGTCGACCGGGCGTCGTGGAGCATAAGTTGAGGCAACGCGACACGAAGAACGTCTGCTCGGCGCTCAGTCCAACATCTGGCAAGGACCGCGTGCGCACGTGTTCTGGAAGGCGCCGGTAGGTGGCGTACGCAAGCACGGCGCCCGCGAAGTCTGCGAAGCCCTCAGAGTCTGTATCTCTCTCTGAGGTCCTCGCACGGGACAACGATGCCTCCGCCTGCAAACAAAGAGTGGATGTTACGAACACTGAAAGCGATCGCTGGTACGGTGGATACAatcgatttcggagtgtttctaGGGGCGCAGTTagaaactggaggggacactgaagctccgccttaaggatatgacgcgacagcaccagtgggttaatgcccatatgtgcgcaATAGATCATTCTCGACTTTCCATTCAAATGTCGCTGGGAATCCCCAAACCACTCCTGGcccagtggcgcagtggttagaaaatacgccactgtcctgcgatggcaggtgctgccactggtggggcttgtgcgaaataggttgctcttcccgggcaacctctcgcaaccaatcattaacttaacgccgcggtggctcagttgttgtgGCACTCGgatgccggcccgaaagacgcgggttcgataccggccgggATGGCccaatttctatggaggcgaaattctaggggcccatgtgctgtgcgatgtcagtgcacgttaaagaacaccaggtggtcttaacttccagagctcttcactgcggcgtccctcgtagccagagtcgctttgggacgttaaacttccacccgccacggtggtcagtttgcttacaacccggtgggcaggttgtgatgacgccactagGTTACGTGACCCAGGCGGCCAACCCATATTGCTTCCCTTGCAATTTTTTGCCCacaacccttacaaaaaattctttaggcagtctatagacagtctatagaattttgtgtataaagtctacagactgtctatagacaaatcataGAAAAAAATCTATGGGCcatacaaatcctgtagacacACAGTGAtttgacgaaaggaaatatctatatgaaAGCAATAGGTTtcataagaagtctgtagactctctacGGACAACGTTTCTGAGGGAACGCCGACGACGCCTGATTTTCTGCGTAACAGGAGTCTCAACATTATCGCATCGCAAGCGCGGCGCGCCTTGGAACCGCTGTCTGGTGCTGTCATTTCTTCTCTTAAGCGATGCAGTTTTAGTCTTCATTGCGTACAAATTTGGAAATGAAAGGATTGGTGAATTTCTTTAGCAGTTATTAAGAATTACACAAGCTCGCCCCCTTCCTCTGCCCAGAAAAACATTATTGTGTCTGTGGCAGCCATCTTCATGGCATTTCAATAACGATGTACTTACCCACCTTAACTTGATCCCGTAAACCACTCGGTGCATAAACAAGGTTGGTCGAATGAACTGTTTTCGTATGTCGAAAGGTGGGCAATGCTTTGAAAATTGGGAGCATTTTAGTATAGCGAGGAAATTACTCTTGGTGGCGCATCTGCGTATATTATGTGCAGCTATTTCCTGCTGCCCAAAACTTCCACTACCTTCATTGATAACCAAATATAAAAGGTCTTTCATGACATGCTTATTGGCGGGTTAgtcacatcctagtcgaaatgaagaggaagaaatgggctttggcagggcatgtaatgcgaagggtaCATAATcgatggttcttaagggtaacagagtggattccaatagaaggcaagcgtagcaggggggcggcagaaagttaggtgggcgaagtAACAAGTATGCGTGGAttgtgtggccgcagctggcaaaggacagggctaattgaagggacatgggagaggcctttgcactgcggtgggcgcagtcaggctgaacATCATGGCATGCTTTGTCCGGATCAAAACCCCGTAGGTGTGCATGGGTTACGAGAGACGGCTGAAAGgggtgctccggattaatttcgaccgcctggaacTCTTTAAAATGTATTAAAATCGCACAGCATTTAATCTTTCCTACATTTCGGCTTCATCAGAGACGCGGCCACTTCGGCCGAGATTTGACCGCGTATGCTTGGTTTCAGCAGCTGAATGTCATAACCACAGAGTAACCGATGCGGACGTATATATGTAAGGGGCCGAACCTATGCGGGTATAGGTAGCGTCGAATATTTGCGAAAGTTACGTACCCGTTCGTATGAAGCACGGATGCAGAGAAGCTTCTTTTTGTACTCCTTCATTGTCATCGTATCGTCGAAATTGCGGCGAATGTACCGGTAGGAATATGTGATCCCATCAGCGTCAAAAGCGTGCATTATTTCGTGTCCGACCACCTGGGAACAACGTTCAAAAGCGTCAAGCTGTGTGACTCGGGTGAAATGAAATTTTTCACTTACAGCAGCGGTCAAGCCATAGCATGGAAGGGAAAGATAAACTGTTATCTTTTCATAATATATTTTAATATATTTTTATAATAAAGCATTACATATTAAGTACTATACCGCATAGGCGCCGCAGAAAACGCGAGAAGACATAGCAGCAGCATAGTATTTTGTTAAGAAAGCTAACTCAACCGTTCACGATATGATTAAAGCACACGCAAAAAATACTGCTAGCATTATTGCACACATTTCCGAATGTGGCTCGAAATTATGAGATTTATGAAGATGAAAACtcgcaagcagaaaaaaaaagcgttgggTGAAAACGCTCCGATACTTGCTAGTGTATACTTAGATCTCCTTTGTTCAGCACAGCGCATCGCTGTGCATGCATTAGGGATGGTCAGGCTGAGTCATACCAGGCATGTGCCATGTCTGTGGACAATATGTAACTTAAACGACTCAGTCTTTCATGGGGCACCGTTACACACATATGAGAAAAGCCTGTCGGCTTTTTTTGCATGTAGGTATATTGTAACAAGACCTTCGTTACCCTGGCATTGTGTCTGTCAAGAATTCAAACATGTTTCCATCAGAAGCTCAGAGAATATCGacgtcggcaaaaaaaaaaagatattgcagCTGAGCAGAGACGCAACTGAAAGGAAGCTCGCTTTACGTATGGGGACATGAAGGCGTGCTGGTGATTATTTTGGCGCGTTTCTTCATAACGTTCTTCACAGCTGTGTTAATTTCATTGAAGAAAATCACACTGAGTGGGCGCACAATATTTTTGAAGCTGCGAAGCAGACAGGAATGGAATGGAACAGACAAAGTGGTGATTCTTGGCGTATAGAAGATCGCGTGTGCGTTGACGCAGATTGGATATTGCTGCATAATCTGAGAAGCTcttttccttcgttccttccaaaaaaaaaaagagcctatCTTAGGAGATTGGATAGCAAGGGGATTTCGATAAAAGCATACTGAATGCATGCAATGAACAGATTCCTCAGTAAGTACAGAATACAATACTGTGGCACTGAACTGCTGCTTGATTTTTATACCTATGCGATCACCACAGCTTTACCAGTTCATGTTGGATGCGGTTCTAGCCTATGAATGAGTCCCGTTTATTAGGCAGGCCCGTCAGCTGCCTAATATTACCATTCCGCCTGACTCATTCTAGGCACTCCAACCGTAGCTTATGTGCTCtgttacacacaaaaaaaattcaaagaacGGTTACGAGCGAGTAACGCGAAAATGTTTCAGCGTTAGCAGCTACGCGACAAAGGaagattaatttttttcttctcgttgCTATGGCGCGATGTTGTAATGTTCCGGGTGATGTCACTACGTGTTGACCTATTAGCATGACTGCTTGCAGTGTGGAAGCCAGTCCCAACAATAATAAACCGGAGCAAAACTAGTAACACCTAAGGCAGTAAAATAGTTCACATAAGGGTGACCTAGAAAGCTCAGCAGTATCAAAGGAGAAACGTCGTGCACGTTAAATGAAGTTCAGGGAACGTTTATTTGAAAGCTTCCCCTGTTGCGTGAATACTTTTGCAGGAATCACGAAAAAAAATTCTAACAGAGAGCCTTTACTTTTCAGGTAGTTAGTTTCCAGCATTCAAATAGACAGATATTTTTGTTGTTAGTTTAAGCAGGTAATTAGTTGATATATGCACATGACTGCAACCATATGGCTACCACCCTTACCCCTCAAAAACGGTTGAGACACTTAACCTC
This region of Amblyomma americanum isolate KBUSLIRL-KWMA chromosome 5, ASM5285725v1, whole genome shotgun sequence genomic DNA includes:
- the LOC144135521 gene encoding neprilysin-2-like, whose protein sequence is MKSHRLLTTRIFKEQATENFTLSSVNAYYLGSRNTITIYPGLLQPPFFFKGAPAAINYGGLGQVVGHEIMHAFDADGITYSYRYIRRNFDDTMTMKEYKKKLLCIRASYERAEASLSRARTSERDTDSEGFADFAGAVLAYATYRRLPEHVRTRSLPDVGLSAEQTFFVSRCLNLCSTTPGRRRTPGSKYWHSRSRCIVPLQNMPEFSKAFSCKPGDLMNPPDRCSFW